In Thermospira aquatica, the following proteins share a genomic window:
- a CDS encoding phage tail tape measure protein, with protein sequence MSPLQAFIVFKAIDQATSTIRKITSATNLQIDRLKNLQLGAFAVGGAFALLTKKMVDTASSIDSATAPLRTVVTSTMGGLNKSIEAMKSAATQWSAVHSQSIEEFLSASYQMSSAGLNDIQAIEGTRKALALATATMGDNNEAANLLALAYNNFGDNTRDVAGEMGRLGDVLAVTQNTFQITNLGQLTEGLKYASASALAAKISFEQMNTVVGMLNSVGLQGSMAGTSFANAVTQMTKASESLGFALVQNAEGGLDFIGTLENIKKATEGMSAIEMQDALNKAFGQEASRGIALLLGQLDKLKESYKQVANATGKLESAQKAMEDVFAIKSKIFGNNIKLLSASIGTHFVGALSKLLDIINPILASVSSFVSKHPAISGTIAMLIGGIMGLATVIGILATVTTITKTGMGAMFIKEFAYYSEYIKIFIGKILALIGITQAWNRAQQAMTIASAFGVKGFALLTTGVKAFTASLLANPIFLIVAGIIAVGAAIYIVSRKLCLVIG encoded by the coding sequence ATGTCCCCTTTACAGGCATTTATAGTTTTTAAGGCGATTGACCAGGCAACTTCAACGATAAGGAAAATAACATCTGCTACAAATTTACAGATTGATAGATTAAAAAATCTTCAGCTTGGGGCTTTTGCTGTCGGTGGTGCTTTTGCTCTTTTAACAAAGAAAATGGTTGATACTGCCTCAAGTATTGACTCCGCTACAGCACCACTTAGAACTGTTGTAACATCAACAATGGGTGGACTAAATAAATCGATTGAAGCAATGAAATCTGCAGCTACTCAGTGGTCGGCAGTGCATAGTCAGTCTATTGAAGAGTTTCTTTCTGCAAGTTATCAGATGAGCTCAGCAGGATTAAACGATATACAGGCAATAGAGGGGACACGAAAAGCATTAGCTCTTGCGACGGCAACAATGGGGGACAACAACGAAGCCGCAAATCTCCTTGCACTTGCTTATAATAATTTTGGCGACAACACAAGGGATGTAGCAGGAGAGATGGGAAGGCTCGGGGATGTGCTTGCCGTTACTCAGAATACCTTTCAGATTACTAACCTCGGGCAGCTCACAGAGGGGTTAAAATATGCGTCAGCTTCAGCCCTTGCGGCAAAAATTTCGTTTGAGCAAATGAACACCGTTGTGGGTATGCTCAACAGTGTGGGCTTGCAAGGGTCTATGGCTGGCACATCCTTTGCCAATGCTGTGACACAAATGACCAAAGCAAGTGAGTCTTTAGGCTTTGCTCTTGTTCAGAATGCGGAAGGTGGACTTGATTTTATCGGGACACTGGAAAACATCAAAAAGGCTACAGAGGGTATGTCGGCTATTGAAATGCAGGACGCTCTTAATAAGGCTTTTGGTCAGGAGGCTTCACGGGGTATTGCTCTGTTATTAGGACAGCTTGATAAACTCAAAGAAAGCTACAAGCAAGTAGCAAATGCCACAGGAAAACTCGAAAGCGCTCAAAAAGCAATGGAAGATGTTTTTGCTATAAAATCAAAAATTTTTGGTAATAACATAAAACTATTATCTGCTTCAATAGGGACACATTTTGTTGGGGCGTTAAGTAAGCTCCTTGATATTATAAATCCTATTTTGGCAAGTGTAAGTTCTTTTGTGTCAAAACATCCAGCTATTTCTGGCACAATTGCAATGTTAATTGGTGGAATTATGGGACTGGCTACGGTTATAGGTATTCTTGCAACAGTTACAACTATTACTAAAACTGGGATGGGAGCAATGTTTATAAAAGAGTTTGCATATTATTCAGAATACATAAAAATTTTTATTGGGAAAATCCTTGCTTTAATTGGAATAACTCAAGCATGGAATAGAGCTCAACAAGCCATGACAATAGCCAGTGCTTTTGGTGTAAAAGGATTTGCACTCCTCACAACAGGAGTAAAAGCTTTTACAGCTTCTTTATTAGCTAATCCAATATTTTTAATTGTAGCTGGAATTATAGCAGTTGGAGCTGCTATTTACATTGTGTCAAGAAAATTGTGTCTAGTCATAGGATAA
- the terL gene encoding phage terminase large subunit — MKPTYRKKIEQILSKLQTEVLPFNINEEEKKKRINKARDDFFNFFETYLPHYKENEFSTFHYELFEMIDTKSSPPHVVAIAAPRGFAKSTITSFAYVIWSVIFRKRNFIVIFSATDDLASDIVNFIRLELLYNKRIEQDFGKLLSGRLRENDFFANGVRVFSRSAKQMARGFKFRQFRPDLIILDDIETDEGAKTQKTTKELLGKILRGIYPAMAPEGTLVVIGTIIKRRSALGEILLNTDPLKPWANWQKKIYRALSVNIKGKYVSLWEERFPVKKLLAIKETIGTIEFEREFNNKPEEETSIFSESWFKYYETLPNDLIVASFVDPSVEATGDYKAIITIGLEKSTMRYFVIEVWLKKTSIKSMLSKVFDTYLKYRPSVVGFEANGFQKILAMEFEALCKEAGIRPPLKLVTHTTNKKERVIRLSTLFERGAIILKHPKEAKDDTQTLIEQLIFFPDSDVNDDGPDSLEGAISLLENYSSKTTFTPVKRRAVFDILRGF, encoded by the coding sequence GTGAAACCCACTTATAGGAAAAAAATAGAGCAGATACTTTCAAAACTGCAAACTGAAGTTTTGCCTTTTAACATAAACGAAGAAGAAAAGAAAAAACGCATTAATAAAGCAAGGGATGATTTTTTCAACTTCTTTGAGACATATTTACCACATTATAAAGAAAATGAATTTTCAACTTTCCACTATGAACTTTTTGAAATGATAGACACAAAAAGCTCCCCACCTCATGTTGTTGCTATAGCAGCTCCACGAGGTTTTGCAAAATCAACAATTACAAGTTTTGCATATGTAATCTGGAGTGTAATATTTAGAAAGAGAAATTTTATTGTTATCTTTTCTGCTACTGATGATCTTGCAAGTGATATAGTGAACTTTATCAGGCTCGAACTTTTATACAACAAAAGAATTGAACAGGATTTTGGAAAATTGCTTTCTGGAAGATTAAGAGAAAACGACTTTTTTGCAAACGGCGTAAGAGTCTTTTCAAGAAGTGCTAAACAGATGGCAAGAGGTTTTAAGTTCAGGCAATTCAGACCAGATTTAATTATCCTCGATGATATAGAAACAGATGAGGGAGCAAAAACACAAAAGACTACAAAAGAACTTCTTGGAAAGATTTTAAGAGGCATATACCCGGCTATGGCGCCGGAGGGAACGCTTGTGGTAATTGGAACAATTATAAAAAGAAGAAGTGCACTTGGTGAAATACTACTTAATACAGACCCTTTAAAACCCTGGGCAAACTGGCAAAAAAAGATTTATAGAGCTTTAAGTGTAAACATAAAAGGAAAATACGTCTCGCTATGGGAAGAAAGATTCCCGGTTAAAAAACTTTTAGCAATAAAAGAGACCATCGGCACAATAGAATTTGAAAGAGAATTTAATAACAAGCCAGAAGAAGAAACAAGCATTTTTTCAGAAAGCTGGTTTAAGTATTATGAAACATTGCCAAATGATCTGATAGTTGCGTCTTTTGTTGACCCAAGCGTTGAAGCCACTGGAGACTATAAAGCAATCATTACAATCGGACTTGAAAAATCGACAATGCGATATTTTGTAATAGAAGTATGGCTTAAAAAAACATCTATAAAATCAATGCTTTCAAAAGTTTTTGACACATATTTAAAATATAGACCTTCAGTAGTTGGTTTTGAAGCAAACGGATTCCAGAAAATCCTTGCGATGGAATTTGAAGCTCTTTGTAAAGAAGCAGGTATAAGACCACCACTAAAACTTGTTACTCACACAACGAATAAAAAAGAAAGAGTAATAAGGCTTTCAACACTCTTTGAAAGAGGGGCTATAATTTTAAAACATCCAAAAGAAGCAAAAGACGACACACAAACACTGATCGAACAACTTATATTTTTTCCTGATAGCGACGTAAACGACGATGGTCCAGACTCACTTGAGGGAGCAATATCCTTACTTGAAAATTATAGCTCAAAAACCACATTCACACCAGTAAAAAGAAGAGCAGTTTTTGATATTTTAAGGGGGTTTTAA
- a CDS encoding DUF2586 family protein, which yields MSDWGNSYEYIIDGTSGLAPAGDSFALVIGPCSTGEVGKLYYIGKNSDLSVFGNGKLVDRLKGALSRAKDDATFVVVPSTPDVDGSKGSVTHEGTGTAIYNLTGNPLFDADVVIEIVSGGRLNEATAKYSLDGGESFSDVFTIPLSGEVTLADSGVKITFSEGTQPENSFVEKDRYSFKLKGAKSSLSALMNACQAGLEKVATEFVWIAQETDNVHWAAFGAKADELFNDHRPTIFVTETRLPNEDESIDDWVSYLLTQRQSFAHRWVHVVAGFGKKNFSGLLVGDLSRARVNQSIGHIDFALNVTLPDGWTDAIGKTLNDAGYIVIRKYAGEKIYRWANGRSMADDSSDYRWFEVSRTVHKAIRLIRKTALKHLHTSLDKAMLEYIKADLIQTLNQMKNAVPNEIDNFEIVIPDGQDVVNNGLTIQYTLYGLPIVRKISNYISFKYSNPTETE from the coding sequence ATGAGTGACTGGGGTAATAGCTACGAATATATTATTGATGGCACAAGTGGACTTGCTCCCGCTGGAGATTCCTTTGCTCTTGTTATAGGTCCATGTTCGACTGGTGAAGTTGGGAAGCTATATTACATAGGGAAAAATTCTGATCTCTCTGTTTTCGGAAATGGCAAGTTAGTTGATAGGTTAAAAGGCGCCCTCTCTCGTGCAAAAGATGACGCTACTTTTGTCGTTGTTCCTTCTACTCCAGATGTGGATGGAAGTAAGGGAAGTGTAACACATGAGGGAACAGGAACAGCAATTTACAATTTAACTGGTAATCCGCTCTTTGACGCTGATGTCGTGATTGAAATCGTATCTGGTGGAAGATTAAATGAAGCTACAGCAAAATATTCTCTTGATGGCGGTGAAAGTTTTTCTGATGTATTTACAATTCCTTTGTCTGGGGAAGTTACATTAGCAGATAGTGGTGTAAAAATTACTTTTTCAGAAGGTACTCAACCGGAAAATTCTTTTGTTGAGAAGGATAGATACTCTTTTAAGCTGAAAGGGGCTAAGTCAAGTCTTTCTGCTCTCATGAACGCTTGCCAGGCAGGGCTTGAAAAAGTTGCCACGGAATTTGTCTGGATAGCACAGGAGACAGATAACGTTCATTGGGCTGCTTTTGGAGCAAAGGCAGATGAGCTATTTAATGACCATCGCCCGACTATATTCGTAACAGAGACAAGACTTCCTAACGAAGATGAAAGCATTGATGATTGGGTAAGCTATCTTCTTACTCAGAGACAAAGCTTTGCTCATAGATGGGTGCATGTTGTGGCTGGGTTTGGAAAAAAGAATTTTTCTGGCTTACTGGTTGGTGATTTATCCAGGGCAAGGGTGAATCAGAGTATTGGGCACATTGATTTTGCTCTTAATGTTACACTTCCAGATGGCTGGACAGATGCCATAGGCAAAACACTTAATGACGCAGGCTATATTGTCATTCGTAAGTATGCAGGCGAGAAAATATACAGATGGGCAAACGGGAGAAGTATGGCAGATGATTCGAGTGATTATAGATGGTTTGAGGTATCGAGAACTGTGCATAAGGCAATAAGGCTTATTAGAAAAACTGCTTTAAAACATCTTCACACTTCACTTGATAAAGCTATGCTTGAGTATATCAAGGCTGACTTAATTCAAACTCTTAACCAGATGAAAAATGCTGTTCCAAATGAAATAGACAACTTTGAAATAGTAATTCCAGATGGGCAGGATGTTGTAAATAATGGTCTTACAATTCAATATACTCTTTATGGATTGCCTATTGTTAGAAAAATTTCTAACTATATTAGCTTTAAATATAGTAACCCAACAGAAACAGAATAG
- a CDS encoding DUF1320 domain-containing protein, protein MLYCSKEDIFTQMDKVKVKAQLQDSGEQGNEWEIKLEKLISNATSEIDGFIRNRYSVPLSPVPAFIRDICIRIVKYKIVMRKGFVEKAPEQVIVEDYKFAIRQLERVMKGELDIGLQISSTESVTTPKVLVKTKKRIFDDEFWRGF, encoded by the coding sequence ATGTTGTATTGTTCAAAAGAAGATATTTTTACACAGATGGACAAAGTTAAAGTGAAAGCACAATTGCAGGATAGTGGAGAACAGGGAAACGAGTGGGAAATAAAGCTTGAAAAACTTATTTCTAACGCCACAAGCGAAATTGATGGATTTATCAGGAATAGATATTCAGTTCCTCTTTCTCCTGTTCCGGCTTTTATAAGAGATATATGTATCAGAATTGTGAAGTATAAGATTGTCATGAGAAAAGGATTTGTAGAAAAAGCTCCAGAGCAAGTGATTGTAGAAGATTACAAATTTGCTATAAGACAGCTTGAACGAGTTATGAAAGGAGAGCTCGACATAGGACTACAAATTTCTTCTACAGAAAGTGTTACTACTCCGAAAGTTCTTGTTAAAACAAAGAAAAGGATTTTTGATGATGAATTCTGGAGAGGGTTTTAA
- a CDS encoding DUF1804 family protein, which yields MNKCQYTEEARKLYVFENKTLTEISKLLGISLNTLSRWKNTFDWELDKQKYNRKVKNVLEILETKISELLEELEKTSVFDISEEDLKKLKILKETLSAIKKSEATLENYIKVMNDFVDFISQKYPERKEELARIIQDFFDYLEAK from the coding sequence ATGAATAAATGTCAATACACGGAAGAAGCAAGAAAGCTCTATGTTTTTGAAAACAAAACACTGACAGAAATTTCCAAACTACTCGGTATTAGCTTAAATACTCTCTCACGCTGGAAAAATACTTTCGATTGGGAACTCGATAAGCAAAAATACAACAGAAAAGTAAAAAACGTACTTGAAATACTTGAGACAAAAATTTCAGAACTTCTTGAAGAGCTCGAAAAGACAAGTGTCTTCGACATTAGTGAGGAAGATTTAAAAAAACTAAAAATTTTAAAAGAGACTTTATCAGCAATTAAAAAGAGTGAAGCAACGCTTGAAAACTATATAAAAGTTATGAACGACTTTGTAGATTTTATATCCCAGAAATATCCAGAAAGAAAAGAAGAACTCGCAAGAATTATACAGGACTTTTTCGATTATCTGGAGGCAAAGTGA
- a CDS encoding phage virion morphogenesis protein gives MIEVKLENANEIQLALGKMIRMISDKEKESLLKKIGMRIINEAVYKHFEEKTDPDGRSWPSVTAKYAERKSKGIKIGEKKRGSRNPGDLLVLTRHLYDSMHYEVNSNIVRIIAGDDTISKKYAAAHNFGLGKLSGRARKFLGIGELEQKIADDTISKFLYGQLGKV, from the coding sequence ATGATTGAAGTAAAACTCGAGAATGCAAATGAAATTCAACTTGCTTTAGGAAAGATGATTAGAATGATTTCTGATAAAGAAAAGGAAAGTTTATTAAAAAAAATAGGCATGAGAATTATTAATGAGGCTGTCTATAAGCATTTTGAAGAAAAGACGGACCCGGATGGCAGAAGCTGGCCTTCTGTAACAGCAAAATATGCAGAAAGAAAAAGTAAAGGCATAAAGATTGGAGAAAAAAAGCGGGGTAGCAGAAATCCGGGAGACTTACTGGTACTCACACGACATCTTTATGATTCAATGCATTATGAAGTAAACAGCAATATTGTAAGAATTATTGCAGGTGATGATACTATATCAAAAAAATATGCAGCAGCACACAATTTCGGTCTTGGAAAACTTTCTGGTAGGGCAAGAAAGTTTTTAGGCATTGGCGAGCTTGAACAAAAAATAGCAGATGATACAATCTCAAAATTTTTATATGGTCAATTGGGGAAGGTATGA